ATCAGACAGGCCAGAATCAGTGGGCGAATGCCCTTGTTTGAAAATGTATGCATTGCTCTTCTCCTCATTAATATGAGGCGAGTATCTGCTTTCTGTTTGAGGAAAATGTGAAGTGAGTGTGGAGTCCTGTTTTTCTGTGAAATAAGAACGCCAGGTTACATTCAGGCACAGGTGGCACACACCCTAGTGGTAATGTAAGCGGCTTTACACTAGCTGATCTGCCAAAGATAATGTGAGCCTCTGCACTACTTATGGACCGGCGTTTTAACAGAGGGAACACCATGGCGGTACTGATTGTTGAGGATGAACCCTCTATTGCTGACACCATACGCTATGCTCTGGAAACCGAACGGATGGTTAATATCTGGGTCACCACCGGGCAGCAGGCTCTGGATGCACTCAGCGAGGGTAATATAGAGCTGGTTCTGCTGGATATTGGTCTTCCCGATATGAGCGGATTTGATGTCTGCCGGGTCATCAGGCAGGCATCCTCTGTGCCGGTGGTGTTTCTGACCTCCCGCCATGAAGAGATCGACCAGGTGTTGGGCCTTGAGCTGGGCGCTGATGATTACATCACCAAACCCTTCAGCCCCCGGGTACTCACGGCCCGTATCCGTGCTCGCCTGCGTCAGCCTCAGGAAGCTGCGAATATCAGCTCTGCCGGCTTCAGTCACGATGCAGATGGCGCCAGAATCACGCTGAATGGTATCTTGCTGGATCTGAGCCGCTATGAATACCGCCTGCTACTGTTACTGATGAGCAATCCCGGAAGAATCTATTCCCGTGAACAGTTGATGCAACAGGAGTGGGAAGAGCCTGAACGCAGCTTCGACCGCACTGTCGATACACACATCAAAACCCTCAGGCGCAAAATCCGCGACATCAGCGCAAACTGCGACCCGCTCAAAACCCGCCGTGGCCTTGGCTACAGCTTTGAGGAGGATGCATGAGCCTGAGATCACGCCTGATTCTGGTGTTTCTGTTTTCAGTGCTGACAGGTCTTGGCAGTGTGGTTTACTGGGTACTCGATGAGCTGGAGCCCCGTTATAAAGAAGCTCAGGAAGAGATTCTGGTTGATATATCAGAAATGATGGCTACTTTGATCGCGAATGAAGGCGTCAGCTTCAGCGAAAGCGGTGGCACCGTGATCGACACACATCTGGCTGAACGGCTCTTTGCCGGGCTGGCCGGCAGGCCGCTAAACGCACAGATTTATGACCTGCTTAAAACCGAAGTTGATCTGAGAATGTATATCACTGATGCCAAAGGCACCGTGATTTTTGATTCCCATTACACCGATACCGGCCGCGATTATTCCCAGTGGCGCGATGTCTATCTGACTCTGCGCGGTCATTATGGTGCCCGCAGCAGCGACGATGTAACCGGCCGTAGTGATACCGAACGGCTCTATGCCGCAAGCCCGGTGCTGTATCGCGGTGATATTATCGGTGTGGTGTCCACCGGAAAACCCACCCGCAACATTAACCGCTTTATCAGCCACCTGAGCACCAACCTGCTTTGGATTTCACTGGTCGCTGCACTGGCAACGCTGTTGACCGGTCTTGTGATCACCCTCTGGATTACACGGCCTTTGCACCGCCTTGAACAGTATGCCAGAGGGGTTTCCAGAGGCGAACGCCCCGTGCTGCCTGTGCTTGGTCATAATGAAGTTGGGCGTGTGGGTAAAGCGCTTGAAAGCATGAAAGCCGCACTGGATGGCAAATCCTATGTGGCAGATTATGTGCAGAGCCTGACGCACGAACTGAAAGCCCCGATCGCCGGTATCCGTGGTGCCGCAGAGCTGTTACAGGAACCGATGTCTGATGCACGGCGCAATCAGTTTCTCAATAATATTATTGAGCAGGGTTCAAGGATGCAGGAGCTGATCGAGCGCTTGCTGAAACTGGCCGCCATTGAATATCAGAGCAGCCTGGAACGACACGACAAAGTCGTACTGAAAGAGCTGATCACAGCAGTCTGCCGGAGCCTTGAAGACTATGCCAGCCAGCACAGAGTGAGCCTTGAATACAGCTGTGACCCTTCGCTGTCCATCACCGGCGACAGTACCCTGTTGCAGGATGCACTGAGCAATCTGATCCGGAACGCCATAGAGTTCTCACCGCCGGAGTCAGCTGTAGTGATCGGTGC
This DNA window, taken from Marinobacterium iners, encodes the following:
- the creB gene encoding two-component system response regulator CreB: MAVLIVEDEPSIADTIRYALETERMVNIWVTTGQQALDALSEGNIELVLLDIGLPDMSGFDVCRVIRQASSVPVVFLTSRHEEIDQVLGLELGADDYITKPFSPRVLTARIRARLRQPQEAANISSAGFSHDADGARITLNGILLDLSRYEYRLLLLLMSNPGRIYSREQLMQQEWEEPERSFDRTVDTHIKTLRRKIRDISANCDPLKTRRGLGYSFEEDA
- the creC gene encoding two-component system sensor histidine kinase CreC, producing MSLRSRLILVFLFSVLTGLGSVVYWVLDELEPRYKEAQEEILVDISEMMATLIANEGVSFSESGGTVIDTHLAERLFAGLAGRPLNAQIYDLLKTEVDLRMYITDAKGTVIFDSHYTDTGRDYSQWRDVYLTLRGHYGARSSDDVTGRSDTERLYAASPVLYRGDIIGVVSTGKPTRNINRFISHLSTNLLWISLVAALATLLTGLVITLWITRPLHRLEQYARGVSRGERPVLPVLGHNEVGRVGKALESMKAALDGKSYVADYVQSLTHELKAPIAGIRGAAELLQEPMSDARRNQFLNNIIEQGSRMQELIERLLKLAAIEYQSSLERHDKVVLKELITAVCRSLEDYASQHRVSLEYSCDPSLSITGDSTLLQDALSNLIRNAIEFSPPESAVVIGAIQNDASVYISVKDSGPGVPPFAEEKLTQRFFCLPRTDGSKGSGLGLSFVHEIMQLHNGKLNYHRETEPPATVFSLTLPAECSLPNGV